The sequence GTTCCTGTCGCCGTCCGGCGTCGACGAGTTCCCGCACCTCGACCAGGACCGGCTCGCCCGGTCCCTGGCGGAGACGGCCGGCTTCGACGGCCTGCTGATCGTGCACGCCGAGGACCCGCACCACCTCGCCGTCGCCCCGCAGCACGGCGGCCCCAAGTACGCGGACTTCCTGGCCTCCCGCCCGCGCGACGCCGAGGACACGGCCATCGCGAACCTCATCGCGCAGGCCAGGCGCCTGGGTGCGCGCGTGCACATCCTGCACCTGTCCTCCAGCGACGCCCTGCCGCTCATCGCGGCCGCCCGCGCCGAGGGCGTCCGCGTCACCGTGGAGACCTGCCCGCACTACCTCACCCTGACCGCCGAGGAAGTACCGGACGGCGCCAGCGAGTTCAAGTGCTGCCCGCCCATCCGCGAGGCCGCCAACCAGGACCTGCTCTGGCAGGCCCTGGCCGACGGCACCATCGACTGTGTCGTCACCGACCACTCGCCCTCCACGGCCGACCTGAAGACCGCCGACTTCGCCACTGCCTGGGGCGGCATCTCCGGTCTCCAGCTCAGCCTGCCGGCGGTGTGGACCGAGGCCCGCGAGCGCGGCCACGGCCTGGAGGACGTCGTCCGCTGGATGTCCACGCGGACGGCCGCCCTGGCCGGTCTCGGCACCCGCAAGGGCGCCATCGCGGCCGGCCACGACGCCGACTTCGCGGTGCTCGCACCCGACGAGACCTTCACCGTCGACCCGGCAGGCCTCCAGCACCGCAACCGGGTCACCGCGTACGCGGGCAAGACCCTGCACGGTGTCGTGAAGTCCACCTGGCTGCGCGGCGAACGCATCTTCGAGGACGGCGAGTTCACCGAGCCGAAGGGCCGCCTGCTCACCCGCCCCCAGTAAGCCGGCCTCCCGCGCCCGCACCCCTGCCGAGCACCGAAAGGACCCCCTGATCACCGTGACGGCGATACCCAGCTTCACCGGCGACGCGAACCCCTACCTGGGCGGCGACCCGTACGCGGACTACCGCACCGCCGACTTCCCCTTCACCCGGTACGCCAACCTGGCCGACCGGCAGCTCGGCGCCGGAGTCATCGCCGCCAACGACGAGTTCTTCGCCCAGCGCGAGAACCTGCTGGTGCCCGAGCCGGCCGAGTTCGACCCCGAACACTTCGGTCACAAGGGCAAGATCATGGACGGCTGGGAGACGCGGCGCCGCCGGGGTGCCTCGGCCGAACACCCCTGGCCGACGGCCGAGGACCACGACTGGGCGCTGGTCCGCCTCGGCGCGCCCGGCGTGATCCGCGGGATCGTGGTCGACACGGCCCACTTCCGCGGCAACTACCCGCAGGCGGTCTCGGTCGAGGGCGCCTCGGTGCCCGGCTCCCCGTCGCCCGAGGAGCTCCTGTCCGACGACGTGAAGTGGACGACGCTGGTCCCGCGCACACCGGTCGGCGGCCACGCGGCCAACGGCTTCGAGGTCCTGGCCGAACAGCGCTTCACGCACCTGCGCGTCAACCAGCACCCCGACGGCGGCATCGCGCGCCTGCGTGTGTACGGCGAGGTCGTACCCGACCCCGAGTGGCTGTCGGTCCTCGGCACCTTCGACGTGGTCGCGCTGGAGAACGGCGGCCAGGTCGAGGACGCCTCCAACCTCTTCTACTCCCCGGCCACCAACACCATCCAGCCGGGCCGCTCCCGCAAGATGGACGACGGCTGGGAGACCCGCCGCCGCCGCGACCAGGGCAACGACTGGATCCGCTACCGGCTGGCGGCCCGGTCCCAGATCCGCGCGGTCGAGATCGACACGGCCTACCTGAAGGGCAACAGCGCGGGCTGGGCGTCCGTCTCCGTGAAGGACGGCGAGGACGGCACCTGGACCGAGATCCTCCCGCGCACCCGCCTGCAGCCCGACACCAACCACCGTTTCGCCCTCCCGGCCCCCGCCGTGGGCACGCACGCGCGCGTGGACATCTATCCCGACGGCGGTATCTCCCGGCTGCGCCTGCACGGCTCCCTCACCCAGGAGGGCACGGCCGGCCTGGCGGCCCGCCACCAGGAGCTGGGTGGCTGACCCGCCCCATACGTGCGTGGAGCGCGCCGCCGGCCGGGACAGCACCGGCGCGCGCTCCACGTGCCGTCTCAGGCCGCGTAACCTCCGTCCACCACCAGCTCCGCGCCGCTGACGTAGGCGGCGTCGGGTCCGGCGAGGTACGTCACCGTCGCGGCCACCTCGTCGGCCGTGCCGTAGCGGCCCAGCGCCGTCAGCGCCGCCTGGCCGGGAGCCTGGGGTCCGTCCGCCGGGTTCATGTCGGTGTCGGTCGGGCCCGGGTGGACGATGTTCGCCGTGATGCCGCGCTCACCCAGCTCCCTGGCCAGCGCCCTGGTCAGCCCCACGAGGGCCGCCTTGCTCGTCGTGTACAAGGTCCCGCCCGGCCCGGGCACGTGCTGCGTCATGCACGTGCCGATGGTGATGATCCGGGCCCCGGAGGTCATGCGCGCGGCCGCCGCCTGGGACGCCAGGAACACTCCACGGACGTTGACCGCCAGCACCCGGTCGACATCCGCGAGAGCGAGATCCTCCAGCGGTGCGAGGATGCCCACGCCCGCGTTGTTCACCAGCACGTCCAGCCCGCCCAGCTCCTCCACCGTGCGCTCCACCGCGCCCGCCGCCTCCGCGGCGTCCGCTGCGTCCGCGCGCAGGGCCACCGCCCGGCGCCCCAGCGCCCGCACGGCCCGCACGACCTCCTCGGCGCCGTCCTTGCCGTTCACATAGGTCACGGCCACGTCCGCGCCCGCCCGCGCCAGCCGCAGGGCGACCGCCGCGCCGATGCCCCGGCTGCCGCCGGTGACCAGGGCCGTCTTTCCGTCGAGACTCCCGTGCGGGGCGGCCGAGCCGTTCACATTCGTTCCTTCTGTCGCGTCAGCGGTGTTCGTCATGTGCTCATCCCACCGTCCCGGCTCCCCGTCCGCTGGCGGCGAACGGACACCGAATCCGGCCGCGGCCGGAACTCTTCGCTCCACCTCCCGCGTTCTCCTCGCGTGACCCTTCAGCAAGAAATCGTCGGCAACGCCATGCAGATGGCGGTCGTCAACCTGCACCCCGGCCAGACCGTGTACTGCGAGGCCGGAAAGTTCCTGTTCAAGACGACGAACGTGACCATGGAGACCCGGCTGTCGAGCCCGTCGGGCAACGGAGGTCAGCAGCAGAGCGGCACGAGCGGCGGCATGGGCGGCATGCTGCGCCAGGCCATGGGCACCGCCATGCAGGTCGGCCAGCGCATGCTGGCCGGCGAGTCGCTGGCGTTCCAGTACTTCACCTCCCAGGGCGGCGAGGGCACGGTCGGCTTCGCGGGCGTGCTGCCCGGCGAGATGCGCGCCCTGGAACTGGACGGCACGCGCGCGTGGTTCGCCGAGAAGGACGCCTTCGTGGCCGCCGAATCCACCGTCGAGTTCGGCATCGCCTTCCAGGGCGGCCGCACCGGCATGAGCGGCGGCGAGGGCTTCATCCTGGAGAAGTTCACCGGGCGCGGCACGGTGATCATCGCGGGCGCGGGCAATTTCATCGACCTCAACCCGGCGGACTTCGGCGGCCGTATCGAGGTGGACACCGGCTGTGTGGTCGCCTTCGAGGAGGGCATCCAGTACGGGGTGCAGCGCATCGGCGGCCTCAACCGCCAGGGCCTCATGAACGCCGTCTTCGGCGGCGAGGGCCTGTCCCTGGCCACCCTGGAGGGCAACGGCCGCGTGATCCTGCAGTCCCTCACCATCGAGAGTCTCGCCAACGCCCTGAAGAAGGCCCAGGGCGGCGACAAGCAGGGCCCGACCGGCGGACTGTTCTCGACACACGCCGGCTGAACCGATGAGTTGCGGGCGGGTGCGGGGTCTGAGGTGATGACAGCAGACCCCGCACCCGGAAGAAGGCACCCGCCATGGGCAAGCTCGTCTCCACCGTGTTCGTCACCCTCGACGGCGTCCACCAGGCGCCCGGCGGCCCCCAGGAGGACCCCAGCGGCGGGTTCGCCCAGGGCGGCTGGAGCTTTCCGTACGGCGACGAGGACTTCGGCCGGTTCGTCACCGAGGTGTTCGACCGCGTCGGCGGCTTCCTGCTCGGCCGCCGTACGTACGACATCTTCGC is a genomic window of Streptomyces griseochromogenes containing:
- the allB gene encoding allantoinase AllB; the protein is MSDAELVLRSTRVITPEGTRAATVTVSAGTITAVLPYDAEVPGAARVEDLGDHVLLPGLVDTHVHVNDPGRTEWEGFWTATRAAAAGGITTLIDMPLNSLPPTTTVENLRVKQRVAADKAHIDVGFWGGALPDNVKDLRPLHDAGVFGFKAFLSPSGVDEFPHLDQDRLARSLAETAGFDGLLIVHAEDPHHLAVAPQHGGPKYADFLASRPRDAEDTAIANLIAQARRLGARVHILHLSSSDALPLIAAARAEGVRVTVETCPHYLTLTAEEVPDGASEFKCCPPIREAANQDLLWQALADGTIDCVVTDHSPSTADLKTADFATAWGGISGLQLSLPAVWTEARERGHGLEDVVRWMSTRTAALAGLGTRKGAIAAGHDADFAVLAPDETFTVDPAGLQHRNRVTAYAGKTLHGVVKSTWLRGERIFEDGEFTEPKGRLLTRPQ
- the alc gene encoding allantoicase, with translation MTAIPSFTGDANPYLGGDPYADYRTADFPFTRYANLADRQLGAGVIAANDEFFAQRENLLVPEPAEFDPEHFGHKGKIMDGWETRRRRGASAEHPWPTAEDHDWALVRLGAPGVIRGIVVDTAHFRGNYPQAVSVEGASVPGSPSPEELLSDDVKWTTLVPRTPVGGHAANGFEVLAEQRFTHLRVNQHPDGGIARLRVYGEVVPDPEWLSVLGTFDVVALENGGQVEDASNLFYSPATNTIQPGRSRKMDDGWETRRRRDQGNDWIRYRLAARSQIRAVEIDTAYLKGNSAGWASVSVKDGEDGTWTEILPRTRLQPDTNHRFALPAPAVGTHARVDIYPDGGISRLRLHGSLTQEGTAGLAARHQELGG
- a CDS encoding SDR family oxidoreductase, whose amino-acid sequence is MTNTADATEGTNVNGSAAPHGSLDGKTALVTGGSRGIGAAVALRLARAGADVAVTYVNGKDGAEEVVRAVRALGRRAVALRADAADAAEAAGAVERTVEELGGLDVLVNNAGVGILAPLEDLALADVDRVLAVNVRGVFLASQAAAARMTSGARIITIGTCMTQHVPGPGGTLYTTSKAALVGLTRALARELGERGITANIVHPGPTDTDMNPADGPQAPGQAALTALGRYGTADEVAATVTYLAGPDAAYVSGAELVVDGGYAA
- a CDS encoding AIM24 family protein, which produces MTLQQEIVGNAMQMAVVNLHPGQTVYCEAGKFLFKTTNVTMETRLSSPSGNGGQQQSGTSGGMGGMLRQAMGTAMQVGQRMLAGESLAFQYFTSQGGEGTVGFAGVLPGEMRALELDGTRAWFAEKDAFVAAESTVEFGIAFQGGRTGMSGGEGFILEKFTGRGTVIIAGAGNFIDLNPADFGGRIEVDTGCVVAFEEGIQYGVQRIGGLNRQGLMNAVFGGEGLSLATLEGNGRVILQSLTIESLANALKKAQGGDKQGPTGGLFSTHAG